A single region of the Silene latifolia isolate original U9 population chromosome 8, ASM4854445v1, whole genome shotgun sequence genome encodes:
- the LOC141595894 gene encoding uncharacterized protein LOC141595894: MTCSGETKVTTIILKVDLQCCQCYKKVKRSLCRFPQIRNQVYDEKQNTVTITVVCCSPERIMDKLCSKAGKSIKSIHIVKPPPSKPPSDQPKPKQPAAPAPAPAPAPEPEKPKPKPTPAPEAKPPAADPKPPAPAPDDKPAMKKNGSKNGSKNGSKSEQAPAPAPAPKPSANEAPKPAAPAPAPAPAPAPAPAPKPIEPAQLTEPMVQWVPGYPPGPPPQVYPVSVYCDGGYPGGPGYYHSYGRPPCPPGYYGNRCDYFSEENPSACSIM; this comes from the exons ATGACTTGCTCTGGGGAGACTAAG GTGACTACTATCATACTCAAGGTTGATCTTCAGTGCTGTCAATGCTACAAGAAGGTCAAGAGATCCCTTTGCCGTTTCCCAC AAATCCGCAATCAAGTGTACGATGAGAAGCAGAACACAGTGACCATAACTGTGGTGTGCTGCAGCCCTGAGAGGATCATGGACAAGCTCTGCTCCAAAGCTGGCAAATCCATCAAATCCATTCACATCGTCAAGCCCCCTCCTTCCAAGCCTCCCTCTGATCAGCCCAAGCCCAAACAACCTGCTGCTCCCGCTCccgctcctgctcctgctcctgagCCTGAGAAACCCAAGCCCAAACCTACTCCTGCCCCTGAAGCTAAACCTCCTGCTGCTGATCCTAAGccccctgctcctgctcctgaCGACAAACCAGCAATGAAGAAGAATGGTTCCAAAAACGGCTCTAAAAACGGATCCAAATCCGAACAagctcctgctcctgctcctgctcctaaGCCATCAGCTAATGAAGCACCCAAACCAGCTGCCCCAGCACCAGCTCCGGCTCCAGCTCCAGCTCCAGCTCCGGCTCCTAAGCCAATTGAGCCGGCACAATTAACAGAGCCAATGGTCCAATGGGTACCTGGTTACCCGCCTGGGCCACCCCCACAGGTGTACCCTGTATCAGTATACTGTGATGGTGGATACCCAGGTGGGCCTGGTTACTACCATTCATACGGGCGTCCCCCATGCCCGCCCGGTTATTACGGCAATCGCTGTGATTACTTCAGTGAGGAGAATCCTTCTGCATGTTCCATCATGTGA
- the LOC141595895 gene encoding microtubule-associated protein 70-5 isoform X1 — MLGMQDLNEELSSVSPLQPHPLVFDLTRLQNCVQERENELAAAQSEIKALRVTETLKEKALQQLKSQHDKLDEKLEISERLLHHKNWEMKKLTDEKKDALAAQFAAEAALTRLHTTLKDDDPPPIEAIVAPLEAHIKMYQTQIASLIEDNKTLDRLTKSKEAALLETEKILRSALERALAVEDVQNHNFDLRRQLQICVEENRLLEKTNRQKVVQVEKLGLTIQQLEEALLSGAASANTVRDYKRQISELNDEKRVLERELARAKVSANRVAAVVANEWKDENKVMPVRQWLEERKVLQAEMQRFKDKLSVTERTAKAEAQLKDKFKLRLKILEDGLKHDNLHHLGTTTSPKPYQNLGFLSKHTGPRKRSSSQPRGSSISNRSSPLHHTLVGNCVYGESKTKTSLWPSKKGRADHCGEENSELTASTDKNAEMSNDTNTAGFESSETKEYSDDMVSGFLYDRLQKEFISLRKICQAKDDELSLKDDEITILQRKVDALSKSIQVEARKGKKETSVGHRVTVSPEQEDTQKIWRKGFLRRVTKSS, encoded by the exons ATGCTAGGCATGCAAGACTTAAATGAGGAACTCTCTTCTGTCTCTCCCCTTCAACCACACCCTCTCGTCTTCGACCTCACTCGTTTGCAAAATTGTGTTCAAG AAAGAGAGAATGAATTAGCTGCTGCACAAAGTGAGATCAAGGCTTTACGAGTAACTGAAACGCTCAAGGAGAAAGCGCTACAACAG CTCAAATCCCAACATGACAAATTGGATGAAAAACTCGAAATTTCAGAGCGTCTTCTCCACCACAAG AATTGGGAGATGAAGAAACTAACGGATGAGAAAAAAGATGCATTGGCGGCCCAGTTTGCTGCTGAAGCAGCCCTTACAAGGCTACATACCACCCTCAAGGATGACGATCCTCCACCTATTGAAGCCATTGTCGCTCCTCTTGAAGCTCACATCAAAATGTACCAAACCCAG ATTGCATCTTTGATAGAGGACAACAAAACTTTAGATCGTCTTACCAAGTCCAAAGAAGCTGCATTGCTTGAAACTGAGAAAATCTTGAGGAGTGCCCTTGAAAGAGCTTTAGCTGTTGAGGATGTACAGAACCACAACTTTGATTTGAGAAGACAGCTTCAAATCTGTGTCGAGGAGAATAGATTACTTGAAAAGACCAACCGTCAAAAGGTTGTACAAGTTGAAAAACTAGGCCTAACTATCCAGCAGCTTGAGGAAGCTCTTCTTTCTGGTGCTGCTTCTGCTAATACTGTCCGTGACTACAAGCGTCAAATCTCTGAGCTTAAT GACGAGAAGAGGGTTCTGGAGAGGGAGCTCGCAAGGGCGAAAGTGTCAGCAAATAGAGTGGCAGCTGTTGTGGCTAATGAGTGGAAAGATGAAAACAAGGTCATGCCAGTGAGGCAATGGCTGGAAGAGCGAAAAGTGTTACAG GCGGAGATGCAGCGTTTCAAAGACAAGCTATCTGTCACTGAAAGAACAGCTAAGGCAGAAGCACAGCTTAAG GATAAATTCAAACTGAGGCTTAAAATTTTAGAGGATGGCTTAAAGCATGATAATTTGCACCATTTGGGCACCACAACATCCCCTAAACCCTATCAGAATCTAGGATTTCTATCAAAGCATACAGGTCCGAGAAAAAGATCTTCATCACAACCAAGAGGATCATCAATCAGCAACAGATCCTCCCCCCTTCACCATACTTTGGTGGGTAATTGTGTTTACGGAGAGAGTAAAACAAAAACAAGCTTATGGCCGTCCAAAAAGGGCAGAGCAGATCACTGTGGGGAAGAAAACTCAGAGTTGACGGCAAGTACGGACAAGAATGCTGAAATGTCAAACGACACTAATACTGCAGGTTTTGAGAGTTCAGAAACCAAAGAATACAGTGATGATATGGTTTCAGGGTTTCTGTATGACAGGCTTCAGAAGGAATTCATAAGTTTAAGGAAGATTTGTCAGGCAAAGGATGATGAATTAAGTCTCAAAGATGATGAAATAAcg ATCCTCCAGAGGAAGGTTGACGCACTCTCCAAATCCATACAAGTGGAAgcaagaaaggggaagaaagaaaCTTCAGTTGGGCACAGGGTGACAGTATCACCTGAACAAGAGGACACCCAAAAAATTTGGAGGAAAGGTTTCCTCAGGAG ggtTACAAAATCCTCTTAA
- the LOC141595895 gene encoding microtubule-associated protein 70-5 isoform X2, whose amino-acid sequence MQDLNEELSSVSPLQPHPLVFDLTRLQNCVQERENELAAAQSEIKALRVTETLKEKALQQLKSQHDKLDEKLEISERLLHHKNWEMKKLTDEKKDALAAQFAAEAALTRLHTTLKDDDPPPIEAIVAPLEAHIKMYQTQIASLIEDNKTLDRLTKSKEAALLETEKILRSALERALAVEDVQNHNFDLRRQLQICVEENRLLEKTNRQKVVQVEKLGLTIQQLEEALLSGAASANTVRDYKRQISELNDEKRVLERELARAKVSANRVAAVVANEWKDENKVMPVRQWLEERKVLQAEMQRFKDKLSVTERTAKAEAQLKDKFKLRLKILEDGLKHDNLHHLGTTTSPKPYQNLGFLSKHTGPRKRSSSQPRGSSISNRSSPLHHTLVGNCVYGESKTKTSLWPSKKGRADHCGEENSELTASTDKNAEMSNDTNTAGFESSETKEYSDDMVSGFLYDRLQKEFISLRKICQAKDDELSLKDDEITILQRKVDALSKSIQVEARKGKKETSVGHRVTVSPEQEDTQKIWRKGFLRRVTKSS is encoded by the exons ATGCAAGACTTAAATGAGGAACTCTCTTCTGTCTCTCCCCTTCAACCACACCCTCTCGTCTTCGACCTCACTCGTTTGCAAAATTGTGTTCAAG AAAGAGAGAATGAATTAGCTGCTGCACAAAGTGAGATCAAGGCTTTACGAGTAACTGAAACGCTCAAGGAGAAAGCGCTACAACAG CTCAAATCCCAACATGACAAATTGGATGAAAAACTCGAAATTTCAGAGCGTCTTCTCCACCACAAG AATTGGGAGATGAAGAAACTAACGGATGAGAAAAAAGATGCATTGGCGGCCCAGTTTGCTGCTGAAGCAGCCCTTACAAGGCTACATACCACCCTCAAGGATGACGATCCTCCACCTATTGAAGCCATTGTCGCTCCTCTTGAAGCTCACATCAAAATGTACCAAACCCAG ATTGCATCTTTGATAGAGGACAACAAAACTTTAGATCGTCTTACCAAGTCCAAAGAAGCTGCATTGCTTGAAACTGAGAAAATCTTGAGGAGTGCCCTTGAAAGAGCTTTAGCTGTTGAGGATGTACAGAACCACAACTTTGATTTGAGAAGACAGCTTCAAATCTGTGTCGAGGAGAATAGATTACTTGAAAAGACCAACCGTCAAAAGGTTGTACAAGTTGAAAAACTAGGCCTAACTATCCAGCAGCTTGAGGAAGCTCTTCTTTCTGGTGCTGCTTCTGCTAATACTGTCCGTGACTACAAGCGTCAAATCTCTGAGCTTAAT GACGAGAAGAGGGTTCTGGAGAGGGAGCTCGCAAGGGCGAAAGTGTCAGCAAATAGAGTGGCAGCTGTTGTGGCTAATGAGTGGAAAGATGAAAACAAGGTCATGCCAGTGAGGCAATGGCTGGAAGAGCGAAAAGTGTTACAG GCGGAGATGCAGCGTTTCAAAGACAAGCTATCTGTCACTGAAAGAACAGCTAAGGCAGAAGCACAGCTTAAG GATAAATTCAAACTGAGGCTTAAAATTTTAGAGGATGGCTTAAAGCATGATAATTTGCACCATTTGGGCACCACAACATCCCCTAAACCCTATCAGAATCTAGGATTTCTATCAAAGCATACAGGTCCGAGAAAAAGATCTTCATCACAACCAAGAGGATCATCAATCAGCAACAGATCCTCCCCCCTTCACCATACTTTGGTGGGTAATTGTGTTTACGGAGAGAGTAAAACAAAAACAAGCTTATGGCCGTCCAAAAAGGGCAGAGCAGATCACTGTGGGGAAGAAAACTCAGAGTTGACGGCAAGTACGGACAAGAATGCTGAAATGTCAAACGACACTAATACTGCAGGTTTTGAGAGTTCAGAAACCAAAGAATACAGTGATGATATGGTTTCAGGGTTTCTGTATGACAGGCTTCAGAAGGAATTCATAAGTTTAAGGAAGATTTGTCAGGCAAAGGATGATGAATTAAGTCTCAAAGATGATGAAATAAcg ATCCTCCAGAGGAAGGTTGACGCACTCTCCAAATCCATACAAGTGGAAgcaagaaaggggaagaaagaaaCTTCAGTTGGGCACAGGGTGACAGTATCACCTGAACAAGAGGACACCCAAAAAATTTGGAGGAAAGGTTTCCTCAGGAG ggtTACAAAATCCTCTTAA
- the LOC141595895 gene encoding microtubule-associated protein 70-5 isoform X3 → MSERENELAAAQSEIKALRVTETLKEKALQQLKSQHDKLDEKLEISERLLHHKNWEMKKLTDEKKDALAAQFAAEAALTRLHTTLKDDDPPPIEAIVAPLEAHIKMYQTQIASLIEDNKTLDRLTKSKEAALLETEKILRSALERALAVEDVQNHNFDLRRQLQICVEENRLLEKTNRQKVVQVEKLGLTIQQLEEALLSGAASANTVRDYKRQISELNDEKRVLERELARAKVSANRVAAVVANEWKDENKVMPVRQWLEERKVLQAEMQRFKDKLSVTERTAKAEAQLKDKFKLRLKILEDGLKHDNLHHLGTTTSPKPYQNLGFLSKHTGPRKRSSSQPRGSSISNRSSPLHHTLVGNCVYGESKTKTSLWPSKKGRADHCGEENSELTASTDKNAEMSNDTNTAGFESSETKEYSDDMVSGFLYDRLQKEFISLRKICQAKDDELSLKDDEITILQRKVDALSKSIQVEARKGKKETSVGHRVTVSPEQEDTQKIWRKGFLRRVTKSS, encoded by the exons ATGTCAGAAAGAGAGAATGAATTAGCTGCTGCACAAAGTGAGATCAAGGCTTTACGAGTAACTGAAACGCTCAAGGAGAAAGCGCTACAACAG CTCAAATCCCAACATGACAAATTGGATGAAAAACTCGAAATTTCAGAGCGTCTTCTCCACCACAAG AATTGGGAGATGAAGAAACTAACGGATGAGAAAAAAGATGCATTGGCGGCCCAGTTTGCTGCTGAAGCAGCCCTTACAAGGCTACATACCACCCTCAAGGATGACGATCCTCCACCTATTGAAGCCATTGTCGCTCCTCTTGAAGCTCACATCAAAATGTACCAAACCCAG ATTGCATCTTTGATAGAGGACAACAAAACTTTAGATCGTCTTACCAAGTCCAAAGAAGCTGCATTGCTTGAAACTGAGAAAATCTTGAGGAGTGCCCTTGAAAGAGCTTTAGCTGTTGAGGATGTACAGAACCACAACTTTGATTTGAGAAGACAGCTTCAAATCTGTGTCGAGGAGAATAGATTACTTGAAAAGACCAACCGTCAAAAGGTTGTACAAGTTGAAAAACTAGGCCTAACTATCCAGCAGCTTGAGGAAGCTCTTCTTTCTGGTGCTGCTTCTGCTAATACTGTCCGTGACTACAAGCGTCAAATCTCTGAGCTTAAT GACGAGAAGAGGGTTCTGGAGAGGGAGCTCGCAAGGGCGAAAGTGTCAGCAAATAGAGTGGCAGCTGTTGTGGCTAATGAGTGGAAAGATGAAAACAAGGTCATGCCAGTGAGGCAATGGCTGGAAGAGCGAAAAGTGTTACAG GCGGAGATGCAGCGTTTCAAAGACAAGCTATCTGTCACTGAAAGAACAGCTAAGGCAGAAGCACAGCTTAAG GATAAATTCAAACTGAGGCTTAAAATTTTAGAGGATGGCTTAAAGCATGATAATTTGCACCATTTGGGCACCACAACATCCCCTAAACCCTATCAGAATCTAGGATTTCTATCAAAGCATACAGGTCCGAGAAAAAGATCTTCATCACAACCAAGAGGATCATCAATCAGCAACAGATCCTCCCCCCTTCACCATACTTTGGTGGGTAATTGTGTTTACGGAGAGAGTAAAACAAAAACAAGCTTATGGCCGTCCAAAAAGGGCAGAGCAGATCACTGTGGGGAAGAAAACTCAGAGTTGACGGCAAGTACGGACAAGAATGCTGAAATGTCAAACGACACTAATACTGCAGGTTTTGAGAGTTCAGAAACCAAAGAATACAGTGATGATATGGTTTCAGGGTTTCTGTATGACAGGCTTCAGAAGGAATTCATAAGTTTAAGGAAGATTTGTCAGGCAAAGGATGATGAATTAAGTCTCAAAGATGATGAAATAAcg ATCCTCCAGAGGAAGGTTGACGCACTCTCCAAATCCATACAAGTGGAAgcaagaaaggggaagaaagaaaCTTCAGTTGGGCACAGGGTGACAGTATCACCTGAACAAGAGGACACCCAAAAAATTTGGAGGAAAGGTTTCCTCAGGAG ggtTACAAAATCCTCTTAA
- the LOC141595897 gene encoding two-pore potassium channel 1-like isoform X1, whose protein sequence is MFLRFLILIHSNHIVDCRLFSLSKFPISVIHSLQSLWCMILMANYDEAQKPLLIRGSNKEDSIKSNEENKSLSRIRFRRVKTTPSTHSNPLHFTPPHDLSSYNNKPAFLHVFLVLSLYLGVGTICFVLVRAQLDGKKTTDVVDALYFCIVTMTTVGYGDLVPATTLAKLLSCFFVFTGMAIVGMILSQAADYFVEKHEALMAKALLLRHKATPAQILKEVETNKTKYKLLMALLFLILLITFGTFFLTLHEHMRLIDAFYCVCATITTLGYGDASFVTRGGRIFAVFWILSSTLCLAQFFFYLTEFYTESRRRSILKRVLSRKLTLADIEAADLDNDHVVSVAEFILHKLKEMEKINVEDVNLVMECFRNLDVDESGTLTAADVLESTEI, encoded by the exons ATGTTTCTTAggtttttaattttaattcattctaATCATATTGTTGATTGCAGACTCTTTTCATTATCCAAATTCCCAATTAGTGTGATTCATTCATTGCAAAGTCTATG GTGCATGATATTGATGGCCAATTATGATGAAGCCCAAAAACCACTCCTTATTAGAGGTTCTAATAAGGAAGATAGTATCAAATCTAATGAAGAAAACAAGTCCCTAAGCAGGATACGATTCCGGCGTGTCAAAACTACACCCTCCACACACTCTAATCCTCTTCATTTTACTCCTCCTCATGATCTGTCATCATATAATAATAAACCTGCCTTTCTACATGTTTTCCTGGTTTTGTCCTTGTATCTTGGTGTCGGCACCATTTGCTTTGTTCTCGTCAGAGCTCAGCTCGACGGAAAGAAAACCACTGATGTTGTTGACGCCCTTTATTTCTGTATTGTCACCATGACCACTGTTGGCTACGGAGATCTCGTTCCTGCTACCACTTTGGCCAAGTTGCTATCTTGCTTCTTTGTCTTTACTGGCATGGCCATTGTGGGTATGATCCTTAGTCAGGCTGCTGACTACTTTGTTGAAAAGCATGAAGCCCTTATGGCTAAGGCTTTACTTCTACGCCACAAAGCTACCCCTGCCCAGATACTCAAGGAAGTGGAAACCAATAAGACCAAGTACAAGCTGTTGATGGCCTTACTTTTTCTCATACTGCTCATCACTTTCGGAACATTCTTCTTAACCTTGCACGAACATATGAGGCTCATAGACGCTTTCTACTGTGTTTGCGCTACAATCACCACACTAGGCTATGGGGATGCCAGCTTTGTGACTAGAGGAGGACGGATATTTGCAGTGTTTTGGATATTGAGCAGCACACTATGTTTAGCTCAGTTCTTTTTCTATCTCACTGAATTTTACACAGAGAGTAGAAGAAGGTCTATCCTGAAACGGGTGCTCAGCCGAAAACTTACCTTGGCTGACATCGAAGCAGCTGATCTTGATAATGATCACGTAGTCAG TGTTGCAGAGTTCATTCTACACAAGCTAAAAGAGATGGAGAAGATAAATGTTGAGGATGTTAATCTTGTAATGGAGTGTTTCAGAAATTTAGATGTTGATGAATCAGGAACCTTGACGGCAGCTGATGTCCTAGAATCAACGGAAATTTAG
- the LOC141595897 gene encoding two-pore potassium channel 1-like isoform X2 has translation MILMANYDEAQKPLLIRGSNKEDSIKSNEENKSLSRIRFRRVKTTPSTHSNPLHFTPPHDLSSYNNKPAFLHVFLVLSLYLGVGTICFVLVRAQLDGKKTTDVVDALYFCIVTMTTVGYGDLVPATTLAKLLSCFFVFTGMAIVGMILSQAADYFVEKHEALMAKALLLRHKATPAQILKEVETNKTKYKLLMALLFLILLITFGTFFLTLHEHMRLIDAFYCVCATITTLGYGDASFVTRGGRIFAVFWILSSTLCLAQFFFYLTEFYTESRRRSILKRVLSRKLTLADIEAADLDNDHVVRVHSTQAKRDGEDKC, from the exons ATGATATTGATGGCCAATTATGATGAAGCCCAAAAACCACTCCTTATTAGAGGTTCTAATAAGGAAGATAGTATCAAATCTAATGAAGAAAACAAGTCCCTAAGCAGGATACGATTCCGGCGTGTCAAAACTACACCCTCCACACACTCTAATCCTCTTCATTTTACTCCTCCTCATGATCTGTCATCATATAATAATAAACCTGCCTTTCTACATGTTTTCCTGGTTTTGTCCTTGTATCTTGGTGTCGGCACCATTTGCTTTGTTCTCGTCAGAGCTCAGCTCGACGGAAAGAAAACCACTGATGTTGTTGACGCCCTTTATTTCTGTATTGTCACCATGACCACTGTTGGCTACGGAGATCTCGTTCCTGCTACCACTTTGGCCAAGTTGCTATCTTGCTTCTTTGTCTTTACTGGCATGGCCATTGTGGGTATGATCCTTAGTCAGGCTGCTGACTACTTTGTTGAAAAGCATGAAGCCCTTATGGCTAAGGCTTTACTTCTACGCCACAAAGCTACCCCTGCCCAGATACTCAAGGAAGTGGAAACCAATAAGACCAAGTACAAGCTGTTGATGGCCTTACTTTTTCTCATACTGCTCATCACTTTCGGAACATTCTTCTTAACCTTGCACGAACATATGAGGCTCATAGACGCTTTCTACTGTGTTTGCGCTACAATCACCACACTAGGCTATGGGGATGCCAGCTTTGTGACTAGAGGAGGACGGATATTTGCAGTGTTTTGGATATTGAGCAGCACACTATGTTTAGCTCAGTTCTTTTTCTATCTCACTGAATTTTACACAGAGAGTAGAAGAAGGTCTATCCTGAAACGGGTGCTCAGCCGAAAACTTACCTTGGCTGACATCGAAGCAGCTGATCTTGATAATGATCACGTAGTCAG AGTTCATTCTACACAAGCTAAAAGAGATGGAGAAGATAAATGTTGA
- the LOC141595900 gene encoding uncharacterized protein LOC141595900, translating into MMMMMNSSLIKTQPSYHISAIQTNLHKSPLFIPYRPRNLNPTTFAKLEYHEHADAGVKSQSSSTQLVVKNDKGMGMGRRLLVTGGASIGFVAILMGLGHDKAWALGPEGPLMEEFWENVRRYGLYALTVSTGVLYSVFQPIYELLKNPISAILVLVIIGGTFYIGSQVLSAMVGLSDFDYQYAY; encoded by the coding sequence atgatgatgatgatgaactcTAGTCTCATTAAAACCCAACCTTCATACCATATTTCCGCCATACAAACCAACCTTCATAAATCACCCTTGTTCATTCCTTACCGTCCTAGAAACTTAAACCCGACGACATTCGCAAAACTTGAATACCATGAGCATGCCGATGCCGGGGTTAAGTCACAATCATCATCAACTCAACTAGTggtgaaaaatgacaagggtatgGGTATGGGTAGAAGGTTGTTGGTGACAGGAGGTGCTTCAATCGGGTTTGTGGCCATACTGATGGGGCTGGGCCATGACAAAGCATGGGCTTTGGGTCCGGAAGGCCCACTGATGGAAGAATTCTGGGAGAATGTAAGAAGATATGGTCTGTATGCACTGACAGTCAGCACTGGTGTACTGTATTCAGTGTTTCAGCCAATTTATGAGTTGCTTAAGAACCCCATTTCTGCAATTCTGGTATTGGTCATCATAGGAGGCACCTTCTATATCGGCTCCCAAGTGCTTTCCGCCATGGTTGGCCTCTCCGATTTTGACTATCAGTATGCTTATTAA
- the LOC141595898 gene encoding uncharacterized protein LOC141595898, producing the protein MDSATAKKKFQHLNNITTTLDFNSLDNGSSQVSQQDDPLYLQRVVMSDVALLKMVKHTSSNNCKPMEVLFEEVQKGRKELGGLFKGKVCGDAILVMDAFVLPLDDNLDFHSNLLDYFETRLQTGGLEDVVGWYRTSTIGGYPTKTDLSTQVHIQKLKDPSFALVIDGGTTIDILKARVQAFRTYPEGYTPMNRKRNRPELIFKVFPFLEKRYRLPVTYFKSSLDNNDAWEIFWNHLISTPKTPGKTIGLEVSENKENLGGPDEKNKIMCQVLVKRELTKQYSSPMKAIEGLYSKLVKDVGSSESGSRIRSIQKSVFFAPLTQDEAKKLADHEYVESLREVPWDYYRMINSCPPYGQAYAH; encoded by the exons ATGGATTCGGCCACAGCAAAGAAAAAATTCCAACACCTGAACAACATCACAACCACCCTTGACTTCAATTCCCTGGATAACGGTTCGAGTCAAGTTTCGCAACAAGATGACCCCCTTTACCTTCAGCGCGTGGTAATGTCAGATGTGGCTCTGTTAAAAATGGTGAAGCATACGAGCTCAAATAACTGCAAACCAATGGAGGTGTTATTTGAGGAGGTGCAAAAGGGTCGTAAAGAATTGGGGGGGTTGTTCAAAGGGAAGGTTTGTGGGGATGCTATACTTGTCATGGATGCATTTGTTTTGCCTCTTGATGACAATCTTGATTTTCACTCTAATTTGCTGGATTACTTCGAGACTCGGCTTCAG ACAGGAGGGTTGGAAGATGTGGTTGGCTGGTATCGTACTAGTACTATTGGCGGCTACCCCACTAAGACCGACCTCTCCACACAAGTGCACATCCAAAAGTTGAAGGATCCGTCTTTTGCTCTTGTTATTGACGGGGGCACCACCATTGACATTCTCAAAGCGCGTGTTCAAGCTTTCAGGACATATCCAGAAGGCTATACTCCCATGAATCGCAAAAGAAATAGGCCTGAGTTGATTTTCAAAGTGTTCCCATTCCTGGAAAAG CGCTACCGCTTACCCGTCACGTACTTCAAGAGTTCATTGGATAACAACGATGCTTGGGAAATTTTCTGGAATCATCTCATCTCCACTCCGAAAACACCGGGCAAGACTATTGGTCTGGAAGTTTCAG AAAACAAGGAAAACTTGGGAGGTCCGGATGAG aaaaataaaaTTATGTGTCAAGTTCTTGTGAAAAGAGAGCTTACCAAACAATATAGCTCACCTATGAAAGCTATAGAGGGACTGTACAGCAAATTGGTGAAAGATGTTGGCAG TTCTGAAAGCGGAAGCAGGATTCGTTCAATTCAGAAATCGGTCTTCTTTGCACCCCTGACCCAGGATGAAGCTAAGAAGCTGGCAG ATCATGAGTATGTGGAATCTCTAAGGGAAGTGCCTTGGGACTACTATCGAATGATAAATAGTTGTCCACCATATGGACAAGCATATGCACATTAG
- the LOC141595899 gene encoding CASP-like protein 2B1 yields MMSSPGNVAVYHGSCSSSSNSRVSESRLKIAELVLRILILGLGVLATSLIVSNTQVQLIFSIKKKAKYTDMKSLVFLVVVNGIVAAYSLLHILRCLTGIATGTILFSKPIAWLIFSGDQVVAYLSVAAVAAAAQSSVLAKFGQTELQWMKTCDLFQKFCNQIGEGIAAAMLLTLSTVILSSISAYSLFRLYGGRKGKNNARW; encoded by the exons ATGATGAGTAGTCCAGGGAATGTAGCAGTCTACCATGGCAGCTGTAGTAGTAGTAGCAATTCAAGAGTTTCTGAAAGCAGGCTTAAAATAGCAGAGTTGGTGTTAAGGATTTTGATATTGGGTTTGGGTGTCCTTGCAACTTCCCTTATTGTGTCTAACACTCAGGTCCAACTCATCTTCTCCATCAAAAAGAAGGCTAAATACACTGACATGAAGTCTCTCGT GTTCTTGGTCGTAGTCAATGGGATCGTTGCTGCCTATTCCTTGCTACATATACTCAGATGTCTTACAGGAATCGCCACAGGGACCATTCTCTTTAGCAAACCTATAGCATGGCTCATCTTCTCCGGCGATCAG GTAGTGGCATATTTGAGTGTGGCAGCTGTAGCAGCAGCAGCGCAATCATCCGTGCTTGCAAAGTTTGGGCAAACCGAATTGCAGTGGATGAAAACTTGTGACTTGTTTCAAAAATTCTGCAACCAAATTGGAGAAGGAATTGCAGCTGCAATGCTCCTCACTCTCTCCACTGTCATTCTGTCTTCTATATCGGCTTATAGCCTATTTCGCTTGTACGGAGGGCGTAAAGGGAAGAACAATGCTAGATGGTAG